One Calditrichia bacterium DNA window includes the following coding sequences:
- a CDS encoding LysE family translocator: MFGITNYGAFIIAGILLNLTPGPDTMYILGRSIAQGKKAGVLSAMGIASGSLVHTLAAGFGLSVLLSQSLLAFNIVKYLGAVYLVYLGVNAIRNAKRAGDISDVRNQLSGRSIFWSGVLTNILNPKVALFFLAFLPQFINPANAGSALPFLILGATFIFTGTMWCLILALFSSAIAVKLRQNSQIKIWLERVTGSLFILLGIRLAFTQK; encoded by the coding sequence ATGTTCGGAATAACCAATTACGGCGCATTTATCATCGCGGGCATTTTGCTGAACCTGACGCCCGGACCGGACACAATGTATATTTTGGGGCGGAGCATTGCGCAGGGTAAAAAAGCGGGTGTGCTTTCGGCTATGGGTATTGCATCCGGTAGCCTTGTTCACACGTTGGCGGCGGGATTCGGATTGTCCGTGTTGCTCTCACAATCGTTGCTGGCGTTCAATATTGTGAAATATTTGGGGGCGGTGTATCTCGTTTACCTCGGCGTCAACGCGATCCGCAATGCCAAACGCGCCGGCGATATCAGCGATGTGCGCAACCAGCTTTCCGGGCGAAGTATTTTTTGGTCCGGCGTGCTGACAAATATTTTAAATCCAAAAGTGGCGCTGTTTTTTCTGGCGTTTTTGCCGCAATTCATCAATCCGGCAAACGCGGGCAGCGCACTGCCGTTCCTGATTTTGGGCGCAACATTCATTTTTACCGGAACGATGTGGTGCCTCATTTTAGCGCTGTTTTCCAGCGCCATTGCCGTAAAATTACGGCAAAATTCGCAAATCAAAATCTGGCTGGAGCGTGTCACCGGATCGCTGTTTATTTTGTTGGGCATCCGGCTGGCGTTTACCCAAAAATAA
- a CDS encoding S9 family peptidase, with product MTPKRLFLILIWSLITTLATVAQQDPSLLSVERIFTNRDFRAETFGPARWLDGGSSYTTLEKSADDSAGMDIVKYDTKSGKRSILVSAKQMTPDGATKPLKIDAYEWSTDKQLLLLFANTQRVWRYNTRGDYWVLNLKTGALKQLGGDAKPGTLMFAKFSPDGSRVGYVRENNVYVENLQSGAITALTSDGSETIVNGTSDWVYEEEFGLRDGFRWSPDGQKIAYWHFDKSGVGTFYMINNTDSLYSRPIPLEYPKVGTTNSDCKVGVVSASGGETTWFAVPGDPRNNYIPWMEWADNSSEVLIQQLNRLQNTNTVWLGSVADGSVKTVLIDKDDAWVEVNEDVKWLDGGKAFTWLSDRDGWLHMYKISRDGGKITLLTPGDYDVVKVETIDAKGGWVYFTASPDNPTQRYLFRVPLNGEGTPEALTPQDQPGTHAYQISPDAKWAFQTYSTYETPPVVSLVNLPNHRRQRVMLDNKTLREKVDALKKSPVEFFRVSIGDGVELDAWEMKPPDFDPAKKYPLFFFVYGEPAGQTVLDRWFGNRYLWHLMLAQQGYVVMSVDNRGTPGPRGRDWRKSIYRQIGILASQDQAAAAKKILKTHSYLDADRVGIWGWSGGGSMTLNMMFRYPEIYHTGMGIAFVSNQRLYDTIYQERYMGLPDDNVEGFTNGSPITYAQNLKGNLLIIHGTADDNVHYQSFEKLVNKLIEHNKHFTMMAYPNRSHAIREGKGTSRHLYELMTRYLNENLPAGPKQE from the coding sequence ATGACCCCCAAACGGTTATTTTTAATTCTCATTTGGAGCCTAATCACCACACTGGCAACAGTGGCGCAACAGGACCCTTCGCTGCTTTCGGTGGAGCGGATATTTACCAACCGGGATTTCCGGGCGGAAACATTCGGTCCGGCGCGCTGGCTGGATGGCGGCAGCAGCTACACCACGCTGGAAAAATCTGCCGATGACAGCGCAGGAATGGACATCGTAAAATACGACACGAAATCCGGCAAACGCAGTATTCTGGTTTCTGCAAAACAAATGACGCCAGACGGTGCGACAAAGCCATTAAAAATAGACGCTTACGAATGGTCGACGGATAAACAACTGCTGCTGCTGTTCGCCAACACCCAACGCGTGTGGCGATACAACACCCGGGGCGATTATTGGGTGCTGAACCTGAAAACCGGCGCACTAAAACAGTTGGGTGGCGATGCCAAACCGGGCACGCTGATGTTCGCCAAGTTTTCGCCGGACGGCAGCCGTGTTGGATATGTGCGGGAAAACAATGTGTATGTGGAAAATTTGCAAAGCGGTGCCATCACCGCGCTGACCAGCGACGGCTCGGAAACCATCGTCAACGGCACATCCGATTGGGTGTACGAAGAAGAATTCGGGCTGCGGGACGGCTTCCGCTGGAGCCCGGACGGGCAGAAAATTGCCTACTGGCATTTCGACAAATCGGGCGTGGGCACATTTTACATGATCAACAATACGGACAGTTTGTATTCGCGTCCCATTCCTCTGGAATATCCGAAAGTGGGCACCACCAATTCCGATTGCAAAGTGGGCGTAGTCAGCGCCAGCGGCGGGGAAACCACCTGGTTTGCGGTGCCCGGCGATCCGCGCAACAATTATATCCCTTGGATGGAGTGGGCGGACAACTCATCAGAAGTGCTCATCCAACAGCTCAATCGCCTGCAAAATACCAACACCGTGTGGCTGGGCAGCGTTGCGGACGGCTCGGTGAAAACCGTTCTGATCGATAAAGATGACGCCTGGGTGGAAGTCAACGAAGATGTAAAATGGCTGGATGGCGGCAAAGCCTTCACCTGGCTGAGCGATCGCGACGGCTGGCTGCACATGTATAAAATTTCCCGCGACGGCGGAAAAATAACCCTGCTCACGCCCGGCGATTACGATGTGGTAAAAGTAGAAACCATCGACGCCAAAGGCGGATGGGTGTATTTCACGGCATCGCCGGATAATCCCACCCAACGCTATCTGTTCCGGGTACCGTTGAATGGCGAGGGCACACCCGAAGCGCTGACGCCGCAGGATCAGCCGGGAACACACGCCTACCAGATTTCACCGGATGCCAAATGGGCGTTTCAAACCTACTCCACTTACGAAACGCCGCCGGTGGTTTCGCTGGTGAACCTGCCCAACCATCGCCGCCAGCGGGTGATGCTGGACAACAAAACATTGCGCGAAAAGGTTGATGCTCTCAAAAAATCGCCGGTGGAATTTTTCCGCGTATCGATTGGTGATGGCGTTGAACTGGACGCATGGGAAATGAAACCGCCCGATTTTGATCCCGCAAAAAAATATCCGCTGTTCTTTTTTGTTTACGGCGAACCCGCCGGGCAAACCGTGCTGGACCGCTGGTTTGGCAATCGCTACCTCTGGCACCTGATGCTGGCGCAGCAGGGCTATGTGGTCATGAGCGTGGACAATCGCGGAACGCCGGGACCGCGCGGGCGCGACTGGCGGAAAAGCATTTATCGGCAAATCGGGATTCTGGCTTCGCAGGATCAGGCGGCGGCAGCAAAGAAAATCCTCAAAACCCACAGCTATCTGGATGCGGATCGCGTGGGCATCTGGGGCTGGAGCGGCGGCGGCTCCATGACGCTGAACATGATGTTCCGCTATCCGGAAATTTATCACACCGGAATGGGCATTGCTTTTGTGAGCAACCAGCGGTTGTACGATACGATTTATCAGGAGCGCTACATGGGTTTGCCGGATGACAACGTGGAAGGCTTCACCAACGGTTCGCCCATCACTTATGCGCAAAATTTGAAAGGCAATTTGCTGATCATTCACGGCACTGCCGATGACAACGTGCATTACCAAAGTTTCGAAAAATTGGTGAACAAGCTCATCGAACACAACAAACATTTCACGATGATGGCATATCCCAACCGCTCCCACGCCATCCGCGAAGGCAAGGGCACCTCGCGACATTTGTATGAATTGATGACCCGCTATCTCAACGAAAACCTGCCTGCAGGGCCAAAACAGGAGTAA